One Camelina sativa cultivar DH55 chromosome 3, Cs, whole genome shotgun sequence genomic window carries:
- the LOC104759141 gene encoding protein TSS isoform X1, whose translation MAPKNNRGKTKGDKKKKEEKVLPVIVDVIVNLPDETEAILKGISTDRIIDVRRLLSVNLDTCHITNYSLSHEVRGSQLKDTVDVSALKPCLLTLTEEDYNEGTAVAHIRRLLDIVACTTCFGPSPEKSESVKSAQVKGVGKNSKHSETSPPPSPASKDAVIDDAGETSHSFPKLGSFYEFFSLAHLTPPLQYIRLVTKRDTEDISAEDHLLSIDVKLCNGKLVHIEGCRKGFYSIGKQRIICHSLVDLLRQISRAFDNAYSDLLKAFSERNKFGNLPYGFRANTWLIPPTAAQSPAAFPPLPVEDERWGGDGGGQGRDGTYDLVPWSNEFAFIASMPCNTAEERQVRDRKVFLLHNLFVDVATFRAIKAVQKVMTELVLAQEDSEVLYSETTGDLSVTVTRDTSNASSKVDTKIDGIQATGLDKKKLMERNLLKGLTADENTAAHDVATLGTISLKYCGYIAVVKIEKESEELSPPSQIVDLLEQPEGGANALNINSLRFLLHKSSSEQNKKTPHQQDDELTSSREFVSKMVEESIVKLEEEDIDRESIMRWELGACWIQHLQDQKNTEKDKKQNSEKSKNELKVEGLGKPLKSLNSSKKKTDVSSPKTTQTAVSSEVDGVSSETNNSAATASLQSDAEKNAQENVLVLKNLLSDAAFTRLKESDTGLHHKSLQELVDLAQNYYTEVAIPKLVADFGSLELSPVDGRTLTDFMHTRGLRMRSLGYVVKLSDKLSHVQSLCVHEMIVRALKHILQAVISAIATDTDNIAIKVAAALNMMLGIPENTAAPPQNTWNVHPLIFWWLEKFLKKRYDYDLNAFSYKDLRKFAILRGLCHKVGIELIPRDFDMDSPAPFRKTDVVSLVPVHKQAACSSADGRQLLESSKTALDKGKLEDAVTYGTKALAKLVAVCGPYHRMTAGAYSLLAVVLYHTGDFSQATIYQQKALDINERELGLDHPDTMKSYGDLAVFYYRLQHTELALKYVKRALYLLHLTCGPSHPNTAATYINVAMMEEGLGNVHVALRYLHKALKCNQRLLGPDHIQTAASYHAIAIALSLMEAYHLSVQHEQTTLRILRAKLGPDDLRTQDAAAWLEYFESKAFEQQEAARNGTPKPDASIASKGHLSVSDLLDYINPSHNAKGKESVAAKRKNYIMKLKEKSKQSNVSEHLAEVPREKQKEMSEEETEETGSEEGKSSEENHETILAPVEEPPSPPVIEEAIMDNSNPITSSEVSTEPHHPDGSEDGWQPVQRPRSAGSYGRRMKQRRASIGKVYTYQKKNVEADIDNPLFQNATQQNEKYYILKKRTASYASYADHHSPGLTAQGTKFGRKIVKTLAYRVKSMQPSSGNTKTAGETSEEDGLKTDASSVVPATQSSTVQSEAYHTKNSVVSLGKSPSYKEVALAPPGSIAKYQVWAPQNEASDKQEGDELERTGLQEEVKTEFSANMESTKTQGEEDIKVELQPSEVIVEGNILIENEESGGGIHVEEQVEGELINEGVTDIIHSTTEQEMADQLAADTEDLKEKLLISATDSSDPSRILLPNKKLSASAAPFNPSSPPSIIRPTPIGMNIGPSWPVNMTLHHGPPPPYPSPPSTPNLMQPMSFVYPPPYTQSVPTSTYPVTSGPFHPNQFPWQLNVSDFVPRTVWPGCHPVEFPPPQMITEPIAATVLEPTVILPTDIDTSGVEEGIKKEEEEEEGKRDVAIADEVMDSVNHVNNAVARSEMENGNRKAEDGEKTFSILLRGRRSRKQTLRMPISLLKPYDSQPFKLGYSRVIRDSEAPRHGKLTLVIAWKWILTAERLCRREKRPSYSFVYQEVR comes from the exons ATGGCTCCCAAGAACAACCGTGGAAAGACTAAaggagacaagaagaagaaggaagagaaag TTCTCCCGGTTATCGTGGATGTCATTGTAAACCTTCCCGATGAAACGGAGGCTATTCTCaag GGCATATCAACGGACAGGATCATAGATGTTCGGCGGCTTTTATCGGTTAACTTGGATACTTGCCACATCACCAATTATTCACTCTCCCATGAG GTCAGAGGATCGCAGTTAAAAGACACAGTGGATGTTTCGGCGCTTAAACCGTGTCTTCTCACGTTAACGGAAG AGGATTATAACGAAGGAACAGCAGTGGCTCACATCAGACGACTGCTTGACATCGTCGCCTGCACCACTTGCTTTGGTCCATCGCCGGAGAAATCCGAATCCGTGAAAAGTGCTCAGGTCAAGGGAGTTGGGAAGAATTCCAAACATTCGGAAACGTCTCCTCCTCCGTCTCCTGCGTCCAAGGATGCGGTGATTGATGACGCCGGAGAGACCAGCCACTCTTTCCCTAAGCTTGGAAGCTTCTACGAGTTTTTCTCTCTCGCTCACCTCACTCCTCCTCTTCAAT ATATACGCCTTGTGACTAAGCGGGACACCGAAGATATATCGGCGGAAGATCATCTTCTCTCCATCGAT gtGAAGCTTTGTAATGGGAAGCTCGTTCATATTGAAGGTTGCAGAAAAGGATTTTACAGTATTGGGAAACAGAGAATTATATGTCACAGCCTTGTTGACTTGCTTAGACAAATTAGTAGAGCCTTTGATAAT GCTTACAGTGATCTTCTGAAAGCATTTTCGGAGCGCAACAAG TTTGGGAATCTTCCATATGGGTTTAGAGCTAACACATGGCTCATACCGCCTACTGCGGCTCAGTCACCAGCAGCGTTCCCGCCTCTCCCTGTCGAGGATGAGAGATGGGGAGGGGATGGTGGTGGTCAAGGGAGAGATGGCACCTACGATTTGGTTCCGTGGTCCAACGAGTTTGCCTTTATTGCATCTATGCCTTGCAACACAGCAGAGGAGAGACAAGTCAGAGACAGAAAAGTGTTTCTTCTTCACAACCTCTTTGTCGATGTCGCGACTTTTAGAGCCATCAAGGCTGTTCAGAAAGTAATGACTGAGCTTGTACTGGCTCAAGAAGACTCTGAAGTTCTATATTCCGAGACAACTGGAGACTTGAGTGTTACGGTTACAAGGGATACTTCAAACGCTAGTAGTAAAGTGGATACAAAAATTGATGGAATTCAAGCCACTGGTCTCGATAAAAAGAAGCTGATGGAACGGAACCTTCTCAAGGGACTTACTGCTGATGAAAATACTGCTGCCCAT GACGTTGCTACTTTAGGGACTATAAGTCTTAAGTACTGCGGTTACATTGCTGTTGTGAAAATAGAGAAGGAGAGTGAGGAGTTAAGCCCACCTTCTCAAATTGTTGACCTCCTTGAACAGCCTGAAGGTGGTGCTAATGCTCTAAACATTAACAG TTTGAGATTCCTTCTCCATAAATCCTCATCTGAGCAGAACAAGAAAACACCTCATCAACAAGATGATGAGCTCACATCTTCACGGGAATTTGTAAGTAAAATGGTGGAAGAAAGTATTGtaaagcttgaagaagaggatatagACAGGGAGAGTATCATGAGATGGGAGCTTGGTGCTTGTTGGATACAGCATTTACAAGACCAAAAGAATACGGAAAaggacaaaaaacaaaacagtgaAAAATCCAAGAACGAATTGAAGGTGGAAGGACTTGGGAAACCGCTTAAGTCCCTCAATAGcagcaaaaagaaaacagatgtAAGCAGCCCTAAGACGACGCAGACTGCAGTATCCTCTGAGGTTGATGGGGTTTCTTCAGAGACTAATAATTCTGCAGCAACTGCATCTTTGCAATCCGATGCCGAGAAGAATGCCCAAGAAAATGTACTCGTCTTGAAGAATTTGTTGTCTGATGCAGCCTTCACTCGCCTAAAAGAGTCAGATACTGGACTTCATCACAAG tcTTTGCAAGAACTTGTCGACTTGGCACAGAATTATTATACTGAAGTTGCTATTCCGAAACTG GTTGCAGATTTTGGTTCCTTGGAGCTCTCCCCAGTCGATGGTCGTACTCTAACTGATTTTATGCACACAAGAGGTCTTCGGATGCGTTCTTTAGGATATGTT GTGAAGCTTTCAGATAAGTTGTCACATGTACAATCACTGTGTGTTCATGAGATGATAGTAAGAGCCCTTAAACATATCCTCCAGGCGGTGATTTCGGCCATTGCTACTGACACTGACAATATAGCTATAAAAGTAGCTGCTGCTTTGAACATGATGCTTGGGATTCCTGAAAATACTGCAGCACCACCACAGAACACTTGGAATGTCCATCCTCTGATCTTCTGGTGGTTGGAGAAATTCTTGAAGAAGCGATATGATTATGATCTTAATGCCTTCAGTTACAAGGATCTACGGAAGTTTGCCATTCTACGTGGATTATGCCATAAG gttGGTATTGAGTTGATTCCAAGGGACTTTGACATGGATTCTCCAGCACCGTTTCGGAAAACAGATGTGGTCAGTCTGGTCCCAGTGCATAAG CAAGCAGCATGTTCATCTGCTGATGGGAGGCAACTTCTGGAGTCTTCTAAAACAGCTTTAGATAAAGGAAAGCTTGAAGATGCGGTTACGTACGGAACAAAG gcTCTTGCTAAACTTGTAGCAGTTTGCGGTCCCTATCACAGAATGACAGCCGGAGCTTACAGTTTACTTGCTGTAGTTCTATATCACACTGGTGACTTTAGTCAG GCTACGATATATCAGCAAAAGGCTTTAGATATCAATGAGAGGGAACTTGGACTTGATCATCCAGATACGATGAAGAGTTATGGTGATCTTGCTGTCTTCTATTATAGGCTTCAGCATACAGAGCTGGCTCTTAA gtaTGTTAAGCGTGCGTTGTATCTCTTACATCTCACATGCGGTCCATCTCATCCGAACACTGCTGCTACATACATCAATGTAGCCATGATGGAGGAAGGTCTAGGAAATGTACATGTTGCCTTGAGGTACCTTCACAAAGCTCTCAAGTGTAATCAAAGGTTGCTTGGTCCTGATCACATCCAG ACTGCTGCAAGTTACCATGCCATAGCAATTGCGCTCTCGTTGATGGAGGCATACCATTTAAGTGTTCAGCATGAGCAAACAACCTTAAGAATCCTCCGAGCAAAGCTTGGGCCAGATGATTTACGTACTCAG GATGCTGCTGCTTGGCTAGAATACTTTGAGTCCAAGGCTTTTGAGCAACAAGAAGCTGCACGAAATGGAACTCCTAAGCCAGACGCGTCTATAGCCAGCAAAGGGCACCTAAG TGTATCCGATCTACTCGACTATATCAACCCAAGCCATAACGCCAAAGGGAAAGAGAGTGTGGCAGCAAAGAGGAAGAACTATATTATGAAG CTAAAGGAAAAATCCAAGCAGAGCAATGTTTCTGAACATTTAGCAGAAGTTccgagagaaaaacaaaaggagaTGTCTGAGGAGGAGACAGAAGAAACTGGATCAGAAGAAGGTAAATCAAGCGAAGAAAATCACGAGACAATTCTTGCACCAGTTGAAGAACCACCTTCTCCTCCAGTCATTGAGGAGGCTATTATGGATAACAGTAATCCAATTACATCTAGTGAAGTTTCAACCGAGCCACATCACCCTGATGGTAGTGAAGATGGATGGCAACCAGTTCAAAGACCGAGATCTGCTGGATCATATGGTCGCAGGATGAAGCAGCGACGAGCATCCATTGGGAAAGTATATACATATCAGAAGAAGAATGTTGAAGCTGATATTGATAATCCTCTTTTCCAGAATGCTACTCAGCAGAACGAAAAATACTACATTCTCAAGAAGCGAACAGCGTCGTATGCAAGCTATGCGGATCACCATTCTCCTGGTTTAACAGCTCAAGGCACCAAATTTGGGAGGAAGATAGTCAAAACCTTGGCGTATCGGGTTAAATCGATGCAGCCGTCTTCTGGTAATACTAAGACTGCTGGTgaaacttcagaagaagatGGGTTAAAGACAGATGCTTCTTCTGTTGTGCCAGCTACTCAGTCTAGTACTGTGCAAAGTGAAGCCTACCACACGAAAAACTCTGTTGTAAGTCTTGGAAAATCTCCATCATACAAGGAAGTAGCATTGGCACCACCTGGTTCGATTGCCAAGTATCAAGTCTGGGCTCCACAAAATGAAGCTTCAGATAAGCAAGAGGGTGATGAGTTGGAGAGAACAGGATTACAGGAAGAGGTTAAAACTGAATTCTCTGCAAACATGGAATCTACCAAAACTCAAGGCGAAGAAGATATCAAAGTAGAGTTACAACCATCTGAAGTGATAGTTGAAGGAAacattttaattgaaaatgaagaaTCTGGTGGTGGCATTCATGTGGAAGAACAAGTTGAAGGTGAATTGATAAACGAAGGTGTTACAGATATAATTCATTCAACCACAGAGCAAGAAATGGCAGATCAGTTAGCTGCTGATACCGAAGATCTGAAGGAAAAACTATTAATATCTGCTACAGACTCAAGCGACCCCTCACGAATATTGTTACCTAACAAGAAGCTATCTGCTTCAGCTGCTCCATTCAACCCATCATCACCTCCAAGTATAATACGTCCTACTCCAATAGGAATGAACATTGGACCGTCTTGGCCTGTGAACATGACTCTTCATCACGGACCTCCTCCTCCTTACCCTTCACCTCCGTCAACTCCAAACTTGATGCAGCCAATGTCCTTTGTTTATCCTCCTCCTTACACTCAGTCAGTCCCCACAAGTACTTACCCTGTAACAAGTGGCCCTTTTCATCCCAATCAGTTCCCGTGGCAGCTCAATGTGTCGGATTTTGTACCAAGAACGGTTTGGCCTGGATGCCATCCAGTTGAGTTCCCCCCTCCCCAGATGATCACCGAGCCAATAGCTGCAACTGTGTTAGAGCCAACTGTGATTCTGCCAACTGATATTGACACTTCAGGAGTAGAAGAAGgcataaaaaaggaagaagaagaagaagaaggcaagcGAGATGTGGCTATCGCGGACGAAGTTATGGATTCTGTTAACCATGTGAACAATGCAGTGGCTCGCAGTGAAATGGAGAATGGAAACCGAAAAGCCGAGGATGGTGAGAAAACTTTTAGCATTTTGTTAAGAGGGAGGAGAAGCAGGAAACAGACACTGAGAATGCCAATAAGTTTGCTTAAACCTTATGATTCTCAACCGTTCAAGCTTGGTTATAGCAGAGTTATCAGAGACAGCGAGGCTCCAAG GCATGGGAAGCTGACGCTTGTGATAGCCTGGAAATGGATTTTAACCGCGGAAAGATTGTGCAGGAGAGAGAAAAGGCCAAGCTATTCTTTTGTTTACCAAGAAGTGAGGTga
- the LOC104759141 gene encoding protein TSS isoform X4 yields MTPERPATLSLSLEASTSFSLSLTSLLLFNGFIDIRLVTKRDTEDISAEDHLLSIDVKLCNGKLVHIEGCRKGFYSIGKQRIICHSLVDLLRQISRAFDNAYSDLLKAFSERNKFGNLPYGFRANTWLIPPTAAQSPAAFPPLPVEDERWGGDGGGQGRDGTYDLVPWSNEFAFIASMPCNTAEERQVRDRKVFLLHNLFVDVATFRAIKAVQKVMTELVLAQEDSEVLYSETTGDLSVTVTRDTSNASSKVDTKIDGIQATGLDKKKLMERNLLKGLTADENTAAHDVATLGTISLKYCGYIAVVKIEKESEELSPPSQIVDLLEQPEGGANALNINSLRFLLHKSSSEQNKKTPHQQDDELTSSREFVSKMVEESIVKLEEEDIDRESIMRWELGACWIQHLQDQKNTEKDKKQNSEKSKNELKVEGLGKPLKSLNSSKKKTDVSSPKTTQTAVSSEVDGVSSETNNSAATASLQSDAEKNAQENVLVLKNLLSDAAFTRLKESDTGLHHKSLQELVDLAQNYYTEVAIPKLVADFGSLELSPVDGRTLTDFMHTRGLRMRSLGYVVKLSDKLSHVQSLCVHEMIVRALKHILQAVISAIATDTDNIAIKVAAALNMMLGIPENTAAPPQNTWNVHPLIFWWLEKFLKKRYDYDLNAFSYKDLRKFAILRGLCHKVGIELIPRDFDMDSPAPFRKTDVVSLVPVHKQAACSSADGRQLLESSKTALDKGKLEDAVTYGTKALAKLVAVCGPYHRMTAGAYSLLAVVLYHTGDFSQATIYQQKALDINERELGLDHPDTMKSYGDLAVFYYRLQHTELALKYVKRALYLLHLTCGPSHPNTAATYINVAMMEEGLGNVHVALRYLHKALKCNQRLLGPDHIQTAASYHAIAIALSLMEAYHLSVQHEQTTLRILRAKLGPDDLRTQDAAAWLEYFESKAFEQQEAARNGTPKPDASIASKGHLSVSDLLDYINPSHNAKGKESVAAKRKNYIMKLKEKSKQSNVSEHLAEVPREKQKEMSEEETEETGSEEGKSSEENHETILAPVEEPPSPPVIEEAIMDNSNPITSSEVSTEPHHPDGSEDGWQPVQRPRSAGSYGRRMKQRRASIGKVYTYQKKNVEADIDNPLFQNATQQNEKYYILKKRTASYASYADHHSPGLTAQGTKFGRKIVKTLAYRVKSMQPSSGNTKTAGETSEEDGLKTDASSVVPATQSSTVQSEAYHTKNSVVSLGKSPSYKEVALAPPGSIAKYQVWAPQNEASDKQEGDELERTGLQEEVKTEFSANMESTKTQGEEDIKVELQPSEVIVEGNILIENEESGGGIHVEEQVEGELINEGVTDIIHSTTEQEMADQLAADTEDLKEKLLISATDSSDPSRILLPNKKLSASAAPFNPSSPPSIIRPTPIGMNIGPSWPVNMTLHHGPPPPYPSPPSTPNLMQPMSFVYPPPYTQSVPTSTYPVTSGPFHPNQFPWQLNVSDFVPRTVWPGCHPVEFPPPQMITEPIAATVLEPTVILPTDIDTSGVEEGIKKEEEEEEGKRDVAIADEVMDSVNHVNNAVARSEMENGNRKAEDGEKTFSILLRGRRSRKQTLRMPISLLKPYDSQPFKLGYSRVIRDSEAPRHGKLTLVIAWKWILTAERLCRREKRPSYSFVYQEVR; encoded by the exons ATGACGCCGGAGAGACCAGCCACTCTTTCCCTAAGCTTGGAAGCTTCTACGAGTTTTTCTCTCTCGCTCACCTCACTCCTCCTCTTCAAT GGTTTTATAGATATACGCCTTGTGACTAAGCGGGACACCGAAGATATATCGGCGGAAGATCATCTTCTCTCCATCGAT gtGAAGCTTTGTAATGGGAAGCTCGTTCATATTGAAGGTTGCAGAAAAGGATTTTACAGTATTGGGAAACAGAGAATTATATGTCACAGCCTTGTTGACTTGCTTAGACAAATTAGTAGAGCCTTTGATAAT GCTTACAGTGATCTTCTGAAAGCATTTTCGGAGCGCAACAAG TTTGGGAATCTTCCATATGGGTTTAGAGCTAACACATGGCTCATACCGCCTACTGCGGCTCAGTCACCAGCAGCGTTCCCGCCTCTCCCTGTCGAGGATGAGAGATGGGGAGGGGATGGTGGTGGTCAAGGGAGAGATGGCACCTACGATTTGGTTCCGTGGTCCAACGAGTTTGCCTTTATTGCATCTATGCCTTGCAACACAGCAGAGGAGAGACAAGTCAGAGACAGAAAAGTGTTTCTTCTTCACAACCTCTTTGTCGATGTCGCGACTTTTAGAGCCATCAAGGCTGTTCAGAAAGTAATGACTGAGCTTGTACTGGCTCAAGAAGACTCTGAAGTTCTATATTCCGAGACAACTGGAGACTTGAGTGTTACGGTTACAAGGGATACTTCAAACGCTAGTAGTAAAGTGGATACAAAAATTGATGGAATTCAAGCCACTGGTCTCGATAAAAAGAAGCTGATGGAACGGAACCTTCTCAAGGGACTTACTGCTGATGAAAATACTGCTGCCCAT GACGTTGCTACTTTAGGGACTATAAGTCTTAAGTACTGCGGTTACATTGCTGTTGTGAAAATAGAGAAGGAGAGTGAGGAGTTAAGCCCACCTTCTCAAATTGTTGACCTCCTTGAACAGCCTGAAGGTGGTGCTAATGCTCTAAACATTAACAG TTTGAGATTCCTTCTCCATAAATCCTCATCTGAGCAGAACAAGAAAACACCTCATCAACAAGATGATGAGCTCACATCTTCACGGGAATTTGTAAGTAAAATGGTGGAAGAAAGTATTGtaaagcttgaagaagaggatatagACAGGGAGAGTATCATGAGATGGGAGCTTGGTGCTTGTTGGATACAGCATTTACAAGACCAAAAGAATACGGAAAaggacaaaaaacaaaacagtgaAAAATCCAAGAACGAATTGAAGGTGGAAGGACTTGGGAAACCGCTTAAGTCCCTCAATAGcagcaaaaagaaaacagatgtAAGCAGCCCTAAGACGACGCAGACTGCAGTATCCTCTGAGGTTGATGGGGTTTCTTCAGAGACTAATAATTCTGCAGCAACTGCATCTTTGCAATCCGATGCCGAGAAGAATGCCCAAGAAAATGTACTCGTCTTGAAGAATTTGTTGTCTGATGCAGCCTTCACTCGCCTAAAAGAGTCAGATACTGGACTTCATCACAAG tcTTTGCAAGAACTTGTCGACTTGGCACAGAATTATTATACTGAAGTTGCTATTCCGAAACTG GTTGCAGATTTTGGTTCCTTGGAGCTCTCCCCAGTCGATGGTCGTACTCTAACTGATTTTATGCACACAAGAGGTCTTCGGATGCGTTCTTTAGGATATGTT GTGAAGCTTTCAGATAAGTTGTCACATGTACAATCACTGTGTGTTCATGAGATGATAGTAAGAGCCCTTAAACATATCCTCCAGGCGGTGATTTCGGCCATTGCTACTGACACTGACAATATAGCTATAAAAGTAGCTGCTGCTTTGAACATGATGCTTGGGATTCCTGAAAATACTGCAGCACCACCACAGAACACTTGGAATGTCCATCCTCTGATCTTCTGGTGGTTGGAGAAATTCTTGAAGAAGCGATATGATTATGATCTTAATGCCTTCAGTTACAAGGATCTACGGAAGTTTGCCATTCTACGTGGATTATGCCATAAG gttGGTATTGAGTTGATTCCAAGGGACTTTGACATGGATTCTCCAGCACCGTTTCGGAAAACAGATGTGGTCAGTCTGGTCCCAGTGCATAAG CAAGCAGCATGTTCATCTGCTGATGGGAGGCAACTTCTGGAGTCTTCTAAAACAGCTTTAGATAAAGGAAAGCTTGAAGATGCGGTTACGTACGGAACAAAG gcTCTTGCTAAACTTGTAGCAGTTTGCGGTCCCTATCACAGAATGACAGCCGGAGCTTACAGTTTACTTGCTGTAGTTCTATATCACACTGGTGACTTTAGTCAG GCTACGATATATCAGCAAAAGGCTTTAGATATCAATGAGAGGGAACTTGGACTTGATCATCCAGATACGATGAAGAGTTATGGTGATCTTGCTGTCTTCTATTATAGGCTTCAGCATACAGAGCTGGCTCTTAA gtaTGTTAAGCGTGCGTTGTATCTCTTACATCTCACATGCGGTCCATCTCATCCGAACACTGCTGCTACATACATCAATGTAGCCATGATGGAGGAAGGTCTAGGAAATGTACATGTTGCCTTGAGGTACCTTCACAAAGCTCTCAAGTGTAATCAAAGGTTGCTTGGTCCTGATCACATCCAG ACTGCTGCAAGTTACCATGCCATAGCAATTGCGCTCTCGTTGATGGAGGCATACCATTTAAGTGTTCAGCATGAGCAAACAACCTTAAGAATCCTCCGAGCAAAGCTTGGGCCAGATGATTTACGTACTCAG GATGCTGCTGCTTGGCTAGAATACTTTGAGTCCAAGGCTTTTGAGCAACAAGAAGCTGCACGAAATGGAACTCCTAAGCCAGACGCGTCTATAGCCAGCAAAGGGCACCTAAG TGTATCCGATCTACTCGACTATATCAACCCAAGCCATAACGCCAAAGGGAAAGAGAGTGTGGCAGCAAAGAGGAAGAACTATATTATGAAG CTAAAGGAAAAATCCAAGCAGAGCAATGTTTCTGAACATTTAGCAGAAGTTccgagagaaaaacaaaaggagaTGTCTGAGGAGGAGACAGAAGAAACTGGATCAGAAGAAGGTAAATCAAGCGAAGAAAATCACGAGACAATTCTTGCACCAGTTGAAGAACCACCTTCTCCTCCAGTCATTGAGGAGGCTATTATGGATAACAGTAATCCAATTACATCTAGTGAAGTTTCAACCGAGCCACATCACCCTGATGGTAGTGAAGATGGATGGCAACCAGTTCAAAGACCGAGATCTGCTGGATCATATGGTCGCAGGATGAAGCAGCGACGAGCATCCATTGGGAAAGTATATACATATCAGAAGAAGAATGTTGAAGCTGATATTGATAATCCTCTTTTCCAGAATGCTACTCAGCAGAACGAAAAATACTACATTCTCAAGAAGCGAACAGCGTCGTATGCAAGCTATGCGGATCACCATTCTCCTGGTTTAACAGCTCAAGGCACCAAATTTGGGAGGAAGATAGTCAAAACCTTGGCGTATCGGGTTAAATCGATGCAGCCGTCTTCTGGTAATACTAAGACTGCTGGTgaaacttcagaagaagatGGGTTAAAGACAGATGCTTCTTCTGTTGTGCCAGCTACTCAGTCTAGTACTGTGCAAAGTGAAGCCTACCACACGAAAAACTCTGTTGTAAGTCTTGGAAAATCTCCATCATACAAGGAAGTAGCATTGGCACCACCTGGTTCGATTGCCAAGTATCAAGTCTGGGCTCCACAAAATGAAGCTTCAGATAAGCAAGAGGGTGATGAGTTGGAGAGAACAGGATTACAGGAAGAGGTTAAAACTGAATTCTCTGCAAACATGGAATCTACCAAAACTCAAGGCGAAGAAGATATCAAAGTAGAGTTACAACCATCTGAAGTGATAGTTGAAGGAAacattttaattgaaaatgaagaaTCTGGTGGTGGCATTCATGTGGAAGAACAAGTTGAAGGTGAATTGATAAACGAAGGTGTTACAGATATAATTCATTCAACCACAGAGCAAGAAATGGCAGATCAGTTAGCTGCTGATACCGAAGATCTGAAGGAAAAACTATTAATATCTGCTACAGACTCAAGCGACCCCTCACGAATATTGTTACCTAACAAGAAGCTATCTGCTTCAGCTGCTCCATTCAACCCATCATCACCTCCAAGTATAATACGTCCTACTCCAATAGGAATGAACATTGGACCGTCTTGGCCTGTGAACATGACTCTTCATCACGGACCTCCTCCTCCTTACCCTTCACCTCCGTCAACTCCAAACTTGATGCAGCCAATGTCCTTTGTTTATCCTCCTCCTTACACTCAGTCAGTCCCCACAAGTACTTACCCTGTAACAAGTGGCCCTTTTCATCCCAATCAGTTCCCGTGGCAGCTCAATGTGTCGGATTTTGTACCAAGAACGGTTTGGCCTGGATGCCATCCAGTTGAGTTCCCCCCTCCCCAGATGATCACCGAGCCAATAGCTGCAACTGTGTTAGAGCCAACTGTGATTCTGCCAACTGATATTGACACTTCAGGAGTAGAAGAAGgcataaaaaaggaagaagaagaagaagaaggcaagcGAGATGTGGCTATCGCGGACGAAGTTATGGATTCTGTTAACCATGTGAACAATGCAGTGGCTCGCAGTGAAATGGAGAATGGAAACCGAAAAGCCGAGGATGGTGAGAAAACTTTTAGCATTTTGTTAAGAGGGAGGAGAAGCAGGAAACAGACACTGAGAATGCCAATAAGTTTGCTTAAACCTTATGATTCTCAACCGTTCAAGCTTGGTTATAGCAGAGTTATCAGAGACAGCGAGGCTCCAAG GCATGGGAAGCTGACGCTTGTGATAGCCTGGAAATGGATTTTAACCGCGGAAAGATTGTGCAGGAGAGAGAAAAGGCCAAGCTATTCTTTTGTTTACCAAGAAGTGAGGTga